The stretch of DNA ACTGGAATTGCGCATGCGCCCGGGCTACGACCACAGCTACTACTTCATTGCGACGTTCATCGGCGAGCACATCGCCCATCACGCGCGCGCGCTGGTCGATTAGGCCAACAGGAAGTCGGCGTAGGCAAACCGCTCGTCGCGCAGCACCTTCTCGCCGGGCTGCAGCGCAATGGGCCGACCCAGCATCGGCCCGGCATGCACCAGCGTGTGGAACTCGCCGTTCTCGCCGCACGGGTCGCACGACGGCGGCAGTGCGGCCAGCAGCGCGTCGTCGAACGAGCGTCCGCTGAACTCTGCCGCCAGTTGCTGCGTATCGACACAGCACAGCTGCGCCTGCAACCCGCCCGCGATCATCTCGCGTGCCAGCGCCGCGGTATCGGCGCCGAACAGCGGCGTGTCGATCGTCCAGCCCAGGCGCGCGCACGAGGCTTCGCGCCAGGCGCGCACGTCGGCCAGGTAAAGGTCGCCGAAGGCGATGCAGTCCAGCTGCGGCCAGTGGCCGCGAGCCTGCTCCAGTGCCTGCGCGAATGCAGCCTCGTAGGCGGCGTTGTCGCACTTGGGCGGGATCACCGCTTCGATCAGTGGCAACCCCGCCGACTCGGCCTGCGCGTGCAGGATGTCGCGGCGGATGCCATGCATGGCGACGCGGTCGTAGCCGCTGGTGACCGTGGTCAGCAGCGCCACCACTTCGACATCGTCGCGCTGGCGCAGGGTGTGCAATGTCCAGGCCGCGTCCTTGCCGCCGCTCCACGACAACAACCGCTGGCTCATGCCGAAGTCACGTCCCGAAGCTCCCAGCCGCTACCGGCCAGCAGGCGCAGGCGGTGCTTGAGCACCGTGCCGGAGATGGACGAGGTAACGACCAGGTCGACGTGCAGGTCTTCCTGCTCGCCGTGCACGCTGGCGCCGGGGTCGGTGGCGCCGAGCGCCGGATCGACTGCGTCGGGATCTTCCTGGCGCGCCTTCCAGCGGTCGAACAAAGCGCTGTCGCTCAGTGCCGCCTGCAACTGTTCGGCGAAGCCTTCGGCGCTGACGGCACTGAAGGAAAACGCGGCATCGCTGCCGCGGGCACGCGTCGCATCGGGAAGGCGGATGTAGTAACGGGTAGCCATGCACGATTCCGGTGTGGGGTCGCGACTACCTTACTCCGCCACCGTGACGGCGGTGATTAGCCGTGGAACTTCTGTCCCTCTGCGGCGAAGCCGACCACCACCGCGCCCTTGCCGACGTTGACCATGCCGGTCAGGCTCATCACCGACTCGAACAGCTCGATGTTGTTGTTGGCGCAGGCATGACGCAGGCGCTCGTAACCGGGAAGCTTGCGCATGTCCTCGAGTTCGCCGCCGTAGCTCAGGCACATCGTCGGGGTCAGCAGCTCGCCGGCCTCGACCCGCTGCGCGGCATGCTCGAACAGCTTCTCCACGGCCGGCTCGAAGCCCTTGATCTTGGCGACCGGGGCGGTCTCGCCGCGATTGCAGTGCAGTACCGGCTTGATGTCGAGCGCGCTGCCGAGTGCGGCGCTGATGAAGCTGACGCTGCGGTCGCCCTTGGTGCGGGCGCGGTTGCGCAGGTAGTAGAGGTCCGGCGGAACCATGTAACCCTGGGTGTGCAGCGCCAGGTGCTCCAGGCGCGCACGGATCTTCGGCGCACCTTCGCCGGCTTCGCGCAGGCGCACCGCCTCGACCGCGCCGATGCCCTGGGCGGCGAACAGGTTCTGGCTGTCGACCACGCGCAGCGCGAACGGCGTGTTGTTGCCGGCTGCCGAGCGGGCGGCCTTGTAGTCGCTGAGGATCGCGAAGCTGGCCTGCTGCGCGTTGTCGAAGATCGGACTGCGCGTCTTGGTGATCGTCATGCAGAAGACGTAGTCGTAGTCGATCACCAGCCGGCTCAGGAACAGGTCCTGGATCTGCTGCACGGTGTATGGGGTGGTCTGCGCTTCATGGCCGCGCTCGGCGACGTGGGCGTGCAGGAACTCCAGGGTCGCCTGTTCGTTGCGACGATCGGCAAGCACCGCTTCGCCGATGCGCACGGTGATCGGCAACACGTCGACGTTGTGCTGCTCCAGGTAATCCAAAGGCAGATCGCAGGCCGAATCGACCACGAGTCCAATGCGCATGTTCCCCTCCCCAAATTCCAGCGCTGGCATCGAATTGTGACGCGCAGCATACCTGCTTCGGGGCCTGCGTCTCGCTGCGGGTGCAGCAAAGCAGTGCGCGAAGGGCGCTCGGGAGAAGTCTGAACAGGCAGGTCCGATTCGACCCTGCGCCGCGGGTCAGCGCCGGCGCTGCAATCCGACCGGCAGCTGCGACACCCGCTGCATCTCGGGGTCGTCGAGGACCGCCGGTTCGCGCAGCGTCGCCAGGGCGAAATCGTGCGCGTCGTTGCCCCAGAACAGCTCGCCGCGCACCGACAGGGTCGGCACGCCGTAGACACCGGCGGCAATGGCTGCATCGGTATTGGCACGCAGCGCCGCCTTGGTCGGCGCCGCGTCGAGGTCCTCGGCGGGCACGTTCAGCACCGCCATCAGCGGCACCAGCGCTTCCATGCTGTCGCCGGAGCGGCCTTGCGCCCACAGCCAGTCGTAGATCGAATCGACCGCCTCGGGTGTATTGCCCGCGGCGATGCTCAGGCGCAGCGCCGCCAGCGGATTGAACGGATGCGCCGTCGGAAACCGCAACGGCACGCCTTGCTGGCGCGCCAGCCACAGCACGTGGCGGTAGGTGAATTCACGCTTGCCGGTGATCTCCGCCGGGCCTTTCTGGCCACAGGCGTCGAGCACGGCGGCGAACACGATCGGCACCAGCTGCACCGGCGTCCCGTCGCGCTCGAACTCGCGCAGCAGCGGCTTGAGCTTCTGCCACTGCAGGTACGAGAACGGCGAGATGAAATCGAAGTACCAGACCAGCGGTGCCTTATCCATGGCGACGGTTCTCTCAGTGCCAGGCGCCAAGGATCAGCCCGTACAGGCTGAACTGCGCGATGTGGTAGCCGGCGTCGATCATCCACATCTTCACGCTGCGCTGGGCGAAGGCGTAGTTGATGCCGAAGCTCATGGCGACGAAGAACAGGCCGACCACGAAGCCGGCGCCGAAACCATCGGCCGGGCCGGCTTCCGGCGGCAGGGCAATGGCGAACATCAGCGCCGCCAGCAGGCTGCAGCCGAAGGCGGTGGCGAAGGTCAGCTTCGGATGCGGCGGGGCGCTGTTGGGGTCGATGCCGGCCTCGCGGCACCAGACCTGCTTGAACAACGGCCCGTACCAGATGCCGCCGAGGACGAAGGCGGAGACGGCTGCGGCGATCACCGCCAGCCAGTTGAAGTCGATGTGCGGCAAGTTCATTGAATGGGTCTTCGTCGGGTTGTACGGGATGGAGCACGGGATGCACGCAGCATACCCGCCTGCTTTGCCGAAATTGGCGCCAGCGTGGTGGAGTCAGCCCCGACCGTTATGCGGGTCGGGGCTGGCCGCACGGGTCAGCGCCCTGCCGGCTGCGGATACGCCCGCGGCAGACCGCCATTCTCCGCCGGCGTGGACGAGTGGATGTAGCGATCGCGCAGTTCGGTCTGGCGGCTGCGCATCTCGATCGCACGACCGTCCATCCACACCTGCAGGGCCACCGCGCTGACTTCGAGCGGATCGCCGCTCCACAGCACCAGGTCGGCGCGCTTGCCCGGCGCGATGCTGCCCATGCGGTCGGCCACGCCGAACGCTTCGGCCGGCACCCGGGTCAGGCCGGCCAGGCCGTCGTCCCAGGGCAGGCCGTTGGCCACTGCATTGCCGGCCAGCTGGCGGATCTTGCGCGCGTTGTGCGAGGCATCGCCCGACTGCGAGAAGCCCACCGCGACACCGGCGGCACGCAGGCGCGCGGCGTTGAGCATGGTCGCGCCGATCTGGTCGAAATCGTAGGGCAGGTTGCCGAGCGGATTGACGAACACCGGCACCTTGGCCGCGGCCAGCTGCGGTGCCATGCGCCAGGCCTCGGCTCCGCCGGCGATGGCGATGCGGACGTTGTGGCGGGCCGACCAGCGCAGCAGCTGGCGGATGTCGGCGGCGCGATCCACCGCGACCACCACGCGACCACCGCCGCCGATGTAGCGCGCCAGCGTCGTCCGTCCGGCCGGCGTCAGCAGCGCGGCGTTGGCGTCGGCCGGGATGCGTCCACGCACTTCGTCGATCAGCTGGTCGAGGATCATCCACTGCGCGGCACGCGAGTTGCCGCTCAGGCCGATGGCGTCGCCGCCGATGCGCACGAACAGTTCGCGCGGCCCGACCGGATCGGCGCTGCCGTCCAGTCGCACCACGCCGCCCTGGCCGGCCACGATCGAACCGCCGGCACCGGTGCCGGCGCCGAGCAGGGTCCAGCCGATGCCTTCGATCCGCGTCACCGGCACCAGCACCGAGTCGGGGTTATAGGCCAGGGTCACGTCGAACTCGGGCCGCACCGTCATCTGCTTGGTTTCGGCACCGAGCGTCAGGGTCTCGTCGTTGGTCGCCTTCTCGCCCGACACCTCTTCCAGGCCGATCTCGGTGATGCCGCCGAACAGCGTCGGCGTCAGCGGCTTGCCCTGGGCATCGATCACCTGCGCGCCCGCCGGCGCGGCCAGACCGGTGCCGACGGCGCGGATGGTGCCGCCGCTGACCAGCACGTCGGCGTTGTTCAACGTGCCCTGCGCGGAGGCGGTGTGGACGGTGGCGTTGCGGATCAGCAGTTCCTGGCCGCAAGCAGCAGACATCGCCAGCAACAGTCCGACAGCCAACACGCCTTTGCCCGTCATCCCGGCGAATGCCGGGATCCATTTTGCTTTCACCGGAACAGTCCTCACAGCACACCTCCCTGCGCCGCGGCGCCCTGTCCCAGCATGAAATCCGACACCGGCTGGCGATTGCGGTCATTGCGGTCGAACACACGCGCTCCGTCGATGTAGACCTGCTCGGCGTGCGCATACACGCTGAAGGGATTGCCGTTCCAGACCACGACGTCGGCCATCTTGCCCGGCTCCAGCGTGCCGGTCCGGTCGAGGATGCCCAGCGCCTGTGCGGCGTTGCGGGTGAGCCAGCCGATCGCGCGCTCGGGCGCGATGTCCATGCCGGCAAGCCTGGCGTGCGCCATCACCTTGGCCGCTTCCTGGTTGAGGCGCTGGATGCCCTCGTCGGAATCGGAGTGGACGATCGCGCAGCTGTTGGCCGGGCGATCGACGATGGCGATGTTCTCCTGGATGCCGTCGAAGGCTTCCATCTTGAAGCCCCACCAGTCGGCCCACAGCGCGGCGCAGACGCCTTCGCTGGCGAGGCGGTCGGCAAGCTTGTAGGCCTCCACGCCATGGTGGAACGCGGCCACCTTGAAGCCGAACTCCTTGGCCAGGTCGAGCATGATCGCCATCTCGTCGGCGCGGTAGCAGTGGATGTGCACGCGGATATCGCCGTTGATGGCGCCGGCCAGCGTGTCGAGCTTGAGGTCGCGCTTGCCGCCGGTGTCCTTCTCGCTGTCGGCGCCGTTGCTGTTGCTCGACTGCCACCAGCGCTTCTTCTTCGCCGCCTCGTCGTTCTTCTTGCCGCCACCGTTCTTTCGGAGGTACTCGCTGGCATCGATGAAGGCGGCGCGATACCCGGCGACATTGCCCATGCGCGTGGCCGGGCCGCTCTTCTGGCCGTAGACGCGCTTGGGGTTCTCGCCGCAGGCCATCTTCAGGCCCCACGGCGCGTCCGGAAACTTCATTGCCTGGTAAGTCGTAGCCGCGACGTTCTTCAGCGTCACGCCACGGCCGCCGACCAGGTTGGCCGAGCCCGGCAGCACCTGCAGCGAGGTGATGCCGCCGGCCAGTGCCGCGGCGAAGCCGGGATCCTGTGGCCAGATCGAGTGCTCGGCCCAGACGTTGGCGGTGACCGCGCCGGTCATCTCATTGCCGTCGCTGTGCGCGCTCACGCCCGGTGCGGGGTACACGCCCAGGTGCGAATGCACGTCGATGATGCCCGGGGTCACCCACTTGCCGCTGCCGTCGACGCGGGTCGCATTGGCTGGCGCCTGCAGAGCGCTGCCGACGGCGACCACCTTGCCGTCCTGCAGCAGCACGTCGGTGTTGTCGAGGCGCTGGCCGGTGCCGGTCAGCACCGTGGCGTGCTCGATCAGGACCGGGCCGGCCGCGATCGAGCGGTAGGTGCTGGGGTAGGGGTCTTCGACGAAGCGGGATTTTGCGGAATTTGACGTCGAGGAGGACGGCTTGGAAGCGGGCGCGTCGGGCGAGGCCGCTTGGGCGACGCCAACGGAAAGCACCGCGGCGAGCGCGGTGGCCAGAGGTCGGAACATGGATTTCCCCGGAGGTGGCACGAACAACGTAATCCGCACCCTAGCCGCGGCGGACCGTCCGTGCAAACCCGACGAAGGTCATGGCCCGGCATGAGAGAATGCAGCTCCAGGCAGCCCCGCCCTGGTAGGCGCCAGCATCGCTGGCGACCGGGCGTTGGAGCTTGTCATACGTGCCAGCACGCTGGCCCCGGCAAGAGACAACGCGAGGAATACGTACGTGAAAGACAAGGAACAGATCGTAGACAACTGGCTGCCGCGCTACACCGGCGTGCCCCTGGACCAGTTCGGCGAACACATCCTGCTGACCAACTTCGGCGGCTACCTGCACACCTTTGCCCGCCTGACCGGCGCCGAAGTCATCGGCCTGGACCGGCCGATGCCCAGTGCCACCGCCGACGGCATCACCATGATCAACTTCGGCATGGGCAGCCCGAACGCGGCGACGATGATGGACCTGCTCAGCGCGATCATGCCCAAGGCGGTGCTGTTCCTGGGCAAGTGCGGCGGGCTGAAGCGGAAGAACCAGCTCGGCGACCTGATCCTGCCGATCGCGGCGATCCGCGGCGAAGGCACCAGCGATGACTACCTGCCGGCGCAGGTGCCGGCACTGCCGGCGTTCGCGCTGCAGCGCGCGGTCTCGACGATGATCCGCGACCTCGGCCACGACTACTGGACCGGCACGGTGTTCACCACCAACCGCCGCGTCTGGGAACACGACGACGCCTTCAAGGAACGCCTGCGCACGATGCGCTGCATGGCCATCGACATGGAAACGGCGACGATCTTCGCCGCCGGCTTCGCCAACCGCATTCCCTGCGGCGCGCTGCTGCTGGTCTCCGACCAGCCGATGATCCCGGAAGGCGTCAAGACCGAGGCCTCCGATGCGCGCGTGAGTTCCGATTACGTCGACAACCACATCAATGTCGGCATCGAGGCGCTGCGGCTGATCCGCCGCAACGGCAAGTCGGTGCGGCATCTGCGCTTCGACGAATAGGTTACGAGATTCCGGTTCAAGCAGCCTCGCCACCGTTCGCCCTGAGCGTAGCGCAGCGAAGTCGAAGGGTTGGCTGCCGGCCACGCCAAATGAAAAAGGCCGGCATCAAGCCGGCCTTCTTCACGTGCACGGACTTCGACGCGATCAGTCGCAATCCATTTCCCATTCGAAGCTCTGCGATTCTTCGTTGAACACCGACACCGCCGAGCAGGCGCTCTCGGCCGCGGTCGACTGTGAGGGCGCGGTAAGCGCCGGTTGCTCAGCCGGCGTCTCGGCGCTGGCGGACCGCCCGCAAACCTTGTTGACCGGCGGCAGCGTGCCGGCCGGATAGCAGACCATGCGGGGCGGATTGCAGAGCAGGGTGCACTGGATGCTCTGCGCGACCGATGCATGCGGAGCGAGCAGGCCTGCAAGCAACAGGACTGCGACAACAGACTGCTTCATGGTGAGATCCCTCTGGAGATGACATACGCGGTGGAAACATGGCGGTGGCCAGGTGACGGTGACCTGAGCGCCCGGCGGGGGCGTTCACTCTTGTGCAGGTCCCGTGAAGGCCATGTGCTCAGGCCAAGGGGTCGGCCTGAGTCAGCAAGTCTGACGGCCCGGCATCGCAGACCCTGCGACGCCCCGCAGGCACACTATCGGCAGGGAAGTTCGAGCGGAGACGGGGAAGGGACATGGACAAATTCATCTATCTGATCGCGGGTGCGGCGCTGACCTGGCTGTTCTATTTCGTCCAGCGCCGGGTCGAGCGCCGGGGCGCGGTCGAGGCGATCGAGCGCAACCAGAAGCTGCTCGACCTCAAGCAGGGCCTGGACAGCGCCAACACCAACCTGGACGACCTGCGCCAGTTCGAGCAGCGCCTGATCGGCAAGGCCGAGACCGCCGCGCGCATCGCCGACAACTACTTCACCAAGGCCGAGGAGGTCGCCCGCCAGAGCGACGATGCCGCCGTGACCCAGTCCGACATGAACGCGCAGGCGGCTGGCGAGTTGCAGCGGGTCGAGGCACGCCTGGCCACGGTGGTGGCGCACCTGCGGCGCCAGCTCGACGGCGAATCGCTGGCGGTGTTCGACGAAGCGCACCGCAGCTGGCTGGCGTTCCGCGACCGTTACGCCCGTTTCGTCTCGCAGTCGTACTCGGGCGGATCGATCCGCCCGCTGATCCACGCCGTGACGCTGGAGAGCGTGACCGAACTGTGGATCAACGAGCTGGAAACGCAGCTGGCGGACGAATCGGTGTAGTCATGCAGATCACTCCCCACGACGTCCTCGCCTTCTGGCAGCAATCCGGCTACGAGCGTTGGTTTGCGCGCGATGAGGAATTCGACGCGCGCTGCCGCGAGGAATGGCTGCCGGCGCACCACCGCGCCGCACGCCGCGAACTCGACGACTGGATGGAAACGCCGGAGGGCGCGCTGGCGCTGGCGATCCTGCTCGACCAGATCCCGCGCAACGTCTATCGCGGCAGCGGCCACGCCTATGCCACCGATCCGCTGGCGCGCCATTACGCCGCACGCGCGATCGAGCGCGGCTTCGACCACCAGGTCGATCCGGCGCTGCGGGTTTTCTTCTACATGCCGTTCGAGCATTCCGAGGCGATCGCCGACCAGGACAGGTCGGTCGAGCTGGCGTCATCGATCGGCGGCGAGTCGGGGCAGAACTACCTCGACTACGCCCGTCGCCATCGCGACGTGATCGCTCGCTTCGGCCGCTTCCCGCACCGTAACCGCGAGCTGGGCCGCATCAATACGGCGGAAGAGCAGGCCTACCTGGATGCAGGTGGCGGCTTCGCCTGAGCAGCCAGGTACGAGCGAGCTTGCTCGCGGTGCCTGTCATCGCGAGCTTGGAAACGCTGATTTTCAGATTCTGCTCATTTACCCATCCAGCAGATGCGGATAGCGTCCAGTGACATTTCGTCGCCACCCGCTGGATTGGAGTTCAAACAGTGCCTGCTTCAAAGCTGGCCTTTCTCGTTCTCGCCCTGGTTTTACTTGGCTTGTTCGCGAAGTGGAAATGGCTGAAAGTCGCCTTCATCAGCTTGGCAGCAATGGTGGCATTGCTGGCCGCAGCGGGGTTCTTCGGCTAATCGACTTGTCTCGATGTTTCTCCAGGACAGTGAGTGTCCTGGTCGCGGCAGGAGCGTGGCTCCGCATGGCAACAGCTCGAGGAGCGAGCCGACGCCATATGCGTGTTCCGAGAACGGAGAATGGCCCCGGGACTGGGTGCCGGGACCACTGAATTCACCTTGACGCGTGATGAATCGCCAGAGCGATCAGTACTTCGAAACGCTCGCGTCGATGTCCGCCCACGCGTCGATGCCGCCGACGACGTTGTAGACCTCGCGGAATCCCAGGTCGCGGAAATGCTCTGCCGCCTGCTGGCTGCGACCGCCGTGGTGGCACAGGAAGGCCAGCGCGGTGTCCTTGGGCAGCGCCTCGAGGGCGTCCAGGCCGTTGTCGAAACTGTCGAAGGCAACGGCGACGCTGGCCAGCTGGCGTTCCGGCGCCGGGCGCACGTCGACCAGGCGCAGCGTGCCTGCGGCCACGCGTGCGGCAACTTCCGCAGGTGCGATCGACTGCACTGCCGGCGGCGCATGCGGGTTCTGCACGACCAGGCCACGACCGCGCTCGTCATCAACCCAGTCGATGGTGATGCCGTCGGCGCGGCGCGCCTGCAGCCAGTCTGTCTGCACGCGCACGCCGTCGACTTCGACCGCGACGGCATTGGCATCCACCGGTGCCAGCTGCAGGCGGGCGTTGTGGCGCGCGTCGATATCGAGCTGCACCGCGTAGCCGTCGCCGGCATTGGCGATGGCGCCGCGCAGCATCTCGACCGCGGCGGGGGTGATGGTCAGTCGCGGCGGGCTGCGGTCCGGCACCGGCAGGCCGAGCACGCCGTGCAGCTCGCCGCTGCCGGCCAGCTGCTCGACGATGTCGCTGCCGCCGATCAGTTCGCCGTCGATGTAGAGCTGCGGAATCGTCGGCCAGTTGCCGTACTGCTTGATGCCCTCGCGGATTTCAGCGTCCGACAGCACGTCGACGTGGGCGTAGCCCTGCGGCAGCAGTGCGTTGAGCACGCCGACGGCCTTGGCCGAGAAGCCGCACTGCGGTGCCTGCGGCGCGCCCTTCATGAACAGGACGACGCGGTTGGACTGCAGCAGGGTTTCGATGCGCGAACGCAGGGCGGGGTCGAGGGACATTGGGGGGCCTGGCCTTGAAGGGATGTGGTGCATGTGGGGGCGGCGGTCGCCAGAGGCAAGCCCGCTCGCGCCTGACGGGCCGCGCTCGCTACCATCGGGCGATGAATTCCTTCCATCGCCCGCCCCGCCATCCCCACGCCTGGGCGTGGCTGTTCGCTGCCTCGCAGCTGGCGGTGGTCGCGATCTGGTGGCGATGGGGCTGGCAGCCGGGGCTGGCGGCGCTGCTGGTCAGTCACCTGACCCTGGTCTGGGCCACGCTGCGGCCGCAGTCGCGCCTGCTCAGTCCGGTGCTGACACGGCTGCCGACGGCCGAGCCGGTGGTCTGGCTGACCATCGACGACGGCCCGTCTGACGACACCCGGGCGATGCTCGACCTGCTCGATGCCCGCAACGCGCGGGCGACCTTCTTCCTGGTTGGCGACCGTGCGCAGGCCCGGCCGGAGCTGGTCGGCGAAATCGCGCGTCGCGGCCACGGCATCGGCCAGCACAGCCACACCCACCCGCAGGCGCGCTTCTGGGCGCTGCCACCGATGGCGATGCGGGCGCAGATCGACGATGCCCAGGCGGCGCTGACGCAACTGGCCGGCGCACCGCCGCGCTGGTTCCGCGCGGTGGTCGGCATGGCCAACCCGTTCGTGGCCGCCGCGCTCAAGCGGCACGGGCTGGCGCGCGTGGCCTGGTCAGCGCGTGGCTTCGATGCGGTGATGCAGGAGCCGGCCGGCGTGGCCTCGCGCATCGAGCGCGACCTCGCACCCGGCGCGATCGTGCTGCTGCATGAAGGTGCACGCCACGGACGCAATGTCGAAACGCTGGCGGCGGTGCTCGACCGGCTCGACCAGCACGGCTATCGAACCGTGCTGCCGGAGCAGTTGGAAGCGCAGGCTTAGACCGGCAATCAGCCGGCGATGATCAGCCAGTTGTTGAACGGCGTGCGCCCGCGCAGCGAGGTGAATGTCGCCTTCAATCCGGCATCGGCCAGTCGCGCGCGCACTGCATCCGCATCGGGATAGTTCAGCGGCGCGGCATTCATCCAGCCCACGACCTTGGCGAAGACATCGACGAAGCGGGTGACGTGGGCGCGATGGCTGCCATCGGCCAGTCCGGTGCGGATCACCAGCTTCGCGCCGGGCGTGAGCATCGCGATGGCCTGGTCGATGGCGTGCATCTGTGCGGCGACCGGCACGAACTGCAGCACGTCGAGCACGGCCACGCTGCCACGGTGCGCCGGCATGCCCTGCGCAAGGTCGGCGGTCTCGAACGCCACATCGCCCAGGTCGCAGCGGGCCGCGGCCTTGCGTGCGCGCAGGATCTTGCTGACGTCGTTGTCGTAGCCGCGGTAGGGCATGCGCTGGCCATCGGCGCGCAATGCATGCGCGAGCAGACCCAGCCCGCAGCCCATGTCGAGCAGCGGCGCCTGCGTGCCGCGCAAGGCCTCGCAGACACCGGGATACAGCGGATCGGTGCCGAACTTGCTCCAGGCGTAGTAATAGTCGCGGCGCCCGTACCAGTGCTCGCGCGGCAGGAAGGCCGACGCGAGGGCGCGTGCCTGCTTGCCCGGCAGCGGTGCTGTCGCAGCGTGCGTGGTCGCGCCGGCGGAATCGCTCATCGCGACAGCAGCTCGCGCGCCGCCGGCAGCGCCAGCGTGGTCCATTGCGTGTACATCGCCGCGGACGGATGCAGGCCGTCGTCGGCGAGCATCTGCGTTTCGCCGCCGCGTTCGCGCGACACCGGCGTGATGTCGACGAAGGCCACGCCGTTCGCCTCGCACACGACCTGCGCGGCGGCGTTGAACGTGTCGAGTTCGGCAGCAATGGCCGCCGGTGTGGCCTGCGTGGTCTTCACGAACGGCGTCGCGCCCCAGTCCGGGATCGACAGCACCAGCACGCGGTCGGCGCGGCCGCGGGCAAAGGCGATCGCGCGCTTGAGCAGGGTCTCGAATTCGCTGCGGTACTCGACCGCGCTGCGTCCGCGGTACTGGTTGTTGACGCCGATCAGCAGGGTAACGAAATCCCATTCGCCCAGCGGTTCGGCGCCATCGATGCCCCAGGTCAGCTCGTCGGTGGTCCAGCCGGTGGTGGCGATGATGCGCGGGTCGGCCAGGGCGATGCCTTCCTCGCGCAGCGCGTGCGCGAGCTGGTGTGGCCAGCGGCCCTCTGCGGCGACGCCTTCACCGATGGTGTAGCTGTCGCCGAGCGCCAAGTACGACAGTGCGGTGGCGGGAACGCTGGCCATTGCGGTCAGGCCACGGCCGCCTGCGCCTGCCCGGCTTCGCTGTCCGCGTAGCGGTCGAGCAGGCGCTCGATGCGACGGAACACTTCGCGCAGGTCGTCGGGCTGCGGCAGCAGGGTGACGCGGAAATGGTTGCGATACGGCACGTTGAAACTCGAGCCCGGCACCACCAGCACGTCCTCGGTCTCGAGCAGCTCCAGCGCGAAGCGGTGGTCGTCGAAACCCTGCGCCGCCGCACCGGTCACCGCCGGGAACGCGTACAGCGCACCGGCCGGTTCGACCAGC from Lysobacter arenosi encodes:
- a CDS encoding SGNH/GDSL hydrolase family protein codes for the protein MASVPATALSYLALGDSYTIGEGVAAEGRWPHQLAHALREEGIALADPRIIATTGWTTDELTWGIDGAEPLGEWDFVTLLIGVNNQYRGRSAVEYRSEFETLLKRAIAFARGRADRVLVLSIPDWGATPFVKTTQATPAAIAAELDTFNAAAQVVCEANGVAFVDITPVSRERGGETQMLADDGLHPSAAMYTQWTTLALPAARELLSR
- a CDS encoding class I SAM-dependent methyltransferase; this translates as MSDSAGATTHAATAPLPGKQARALASAFLPREHWYGRRDYYYAWSKFGTDPLYPGVCEALRGTQAPLLDMGCGLGLLAHALRADGQRMPYRGYDNDVSKILRARKAAARCDLGDVAFETADLAQGMPAHRGSVAVLDVLQFVPVAAQMHAIDQAIAMLTPGAKLVIRTGLADGSHRAHVTRFVDVFAKVVGWMNAAPLNYPDADAVRARLADAGLKATFTSLRGRTPFNNWLIIAG
- a CDS encoding polysaccharide deacetylase family protein, whose translation is MNSFHRPPRHPHAWAWLFAASQLAVVAIWWRWGWQPGLAALLVSHLTLVWATLRPQSRLLSPVLTRLPTAEPVVWLTIDDGPSDDTRAMLDLLDARNARATFFLVGDRAQARPELVGEIARRGHGIGQHSHTHPQARFWALPPMAMRAQIDDAQAALTQLAGAPPRWFRAVVGMANPFVAAALKRHGLARVAWSARGFDAVMQEPAGVASRIERDLAPGAIVLLHEGARHGRNVETLAAVLDRLDQHGYRTVLPEQLEAQA
- the grxD gene encoding Grx4 family monothiol glutaredoxin, coding for MSLDPALRSRIETLLQSNRVVLFMKGAPQAPQCGFSAKAVGVLNALLPQGYAHVDVLSDAEIREGIKQYGNWPTIPQLYIDGELIGGSDIVEQLAGSGELHGVLGLPVPDRSPPRLTITPAAVEMLRGAIANAGDGYAVQLDIDARHNARLQLAPVDANAVAVEVDGVRVQTDWLQARRADGITIDWVDDERGRGLVVQNPHAPPAVQSIAPAEVAARVAAGTLRLVDVRPAPERQLASVAVAFDSFDNGLDALEALPKDTALAFLCHHGGRSQQAAEHFRDLGFREVYNVVGGIDAWADIDASVSKY